The Streptomyces sp. BHT-5-2 genomic interval GCCATCGAAGAACACTGGATCATGCCGGACGTGACCTCCGCGCTCCGAGCCGAGCCACAGCCCGACGAAAGCCTTGCTTTCCATGAGGTGGGCGACAACCGGGAACGCCTGGAGGATCTGGGGGCCGGCCGCATCGCGGCCATGGACGCTCAGGGAATCGACATGTCCGTCCTGGCCCTGGCACCGCCGGGAGTTCAGCCGCTGCCGCCCGGAAAGGCACTGGCTCTGAGCCGCGCCGCGAACGATATGGCCGCAGCTGTCGTCGCCCGGCACCCGACCCGTTTCCGAGCGCTGTCCACTCTGCCCATGTCGTCACCGAAGGACGTCGCGGGCGAATTGGAAAGAGCTGCGGGCATGGGGCATGCAGGCACCATGGTCCATGGCCGATCGGGGGACCTGTTCCTCGACGACCCGGCCTACGACGACTTCTTCTCCGCTGCGGCAGAACTCGGCCAGCCCGTGTTCATCCATCCGCAGTTGCCCTCGACCGCGGTCCGAGACGCCTCATATCGCGGATTCGATCCCATGACGGACCTCGCCCTCGCCACTTTCGGGTGGGGGTGGCACCTGGACACCGCGACTGCGGCGCTCCGGCTGGTACTGCGAGGAACGTTCGACCGCCATCCCGACCTTCAAGTCGTACTCGGTCACTGGGGAGAGATGCTGCTCTTCTGGCTCGACCGAGCTGACGGCCTCTCCCGTATCGCCGGATTGGAGCGATCCGTATCGGACTACATCCGGTCGAACTTCTACATCACCAGCTCCGGCGTGCTCAATCCGGCACTCCTGCAGCACGCCCTGTCCGTCACCACCGTGGACCGGTTGATCTTCTCGACCGACTACCCGTTCCAACGG includes:
- a CDS encoding amidohydrolase family protein, producing MPLIAIEEHWIMPDVTSALRAEPQPDESLAFHEVGDNRERLEDLGAGRIAAMDAQGIDMSVLALAPPGVQPLPPGKALALSRAANDMAAAVVARHPTRFRALSTLPMSSPKDVAGELERAAGMGHAGTMVHGRSGDLFLDDPAYDDFFSAAAELGQPVFIHPQLPSTAVRDASYRGFDPMTDLALATFGWGWHLDTATAALRLVLRGTFDRHPDLQVVLGHWGEMLLFWLDRADGLSRIAGLERSVSDYIRSNFYITSSGVLNPALLQHALSVTTVDRLIFSTDYPFQRPTRKEIDSFLSHFSSDAERERFSSANAASLYGIAL